The following nucleotide sequence is from Bernardetia sp..
TGATGAACTAGCCAGCGATGCTAGAGTTTATAAAGCTAAAATTATTCGCTGCGAATCGGATTGGACAGAAAGCACACTACCAGATATGGAATATTTGAGTGTCTATAATGATTTTCTAATTCGTGATTACGACTTTTCTATCAATACGAAAGTGCCTTTTGTACATTACAAATTTCAAATTCCACGAGTGAAGATTTCTGGAAATTATGTGGTAAAAGTATTTTTTGAAGATGAAGAAAACCTAATCTTGACTAAGCGTTTTATGGTTTTTGAAGAGAAAACGAGTGTAGGGTTTGAACAAATTCCAGCCGTTGGGGGACAGAGTTCACTTATTTATCAGCAGTTTAAACTCTCTGTAAATTATACAGGTGTGAAGGGCGTAGTAAATCCGAATCAGCAAATTAGTGTAGTGGTAAGGCAAAATTATCGTTGGGACAATGCCATTTATGATTTGCAGCCTACTTTTGTAAAAGACTTTCAAAAAACATTAGAATTTTCTTCGCTTACCGAATCGCAGCGTTTTTTGGGAAGTAATGAGTTTAGATTATTTGATATTCGTACACAACGAAAATTTGGCTGGGGCGTAGATAGTGTACGCTATCAGAAAGATGCCGACCATGTTTTTCTTCAACGAGAAAAATCAAGAGCTGATTTAGCCTATGGAACTCGCTTAGAAGACTTCAACGGACAGTTTTATGTGGAAAACAGCCAACGCCCAGAGCAATCTACCACAGAAGCTGATTATGCGTATGTAAATTTTGTGTTGAAATCTCAAAAATTAGATAACGATGTCTATGTTATTGGAGGATTGACAGACTGGAAAATCAACCCACTTTTCAAGATGCGTTATGTCAATGAAGGAGGATATTACACAGCCGAAGTATTGTTGAAGCAAGGTATTTATAATTATTTCTACACCACAGTCAATCAGAAAAAAGAAATTGATTATTCTCCACTAGAAAATAATTATTTCCAGACAGAAAACGCTTATGATGTTTTCATTTATTACCGTCCGATGAGTAGCCGAACAGATTATTTGGTAGGGTATAGGAAGATTTAATTTGCATCATTATGCTTGAGTTTGATAAGGCTATTCGATGTAAAAACCATGCTACTATAAATTTGTTAAATCTCAAAGGACAGACTTATTTTTATATCCTCACAACAGAAAATAAAATGGAAACACAAGAGATAATGGCAGCTTATCAAAAGGGCTTTCTAGGAGCAGTAAATGATAATGTAGTTGCGATAGCATTTGATTACGATGAAGGTAACTTATTTACTTATGTGTATCTGAAAACTATTCCTACAGATGAGGACTTTGAAATAGTAGATATTGCAGTTACGGAAACTATAGCACATCTTCCTAAGATAACTTATGAGAAGATATATTTGGAAAAGAAATGTCAAGGTTTTAGGATGAGAGAACACCAAGGTTGGTTCTTTATGAGATATTCTAAAAGTTCTCTTTGGTTATCTTAACTGGATAGTTAAACCGAGAGAAAATTAAAAGCCGAAAAGTGATTTCTGACAGAGCAGAAGAATATTTTGAAAATTATAAATAAAAAATCGCTTATTCTAAAAAATGGAACAAGCGATTTTCTAAAAATTTTCCTCACAAAAACTTAATTCTATTCAAAAGTTAGTCTCTCTCTTTCAACCACTCCGAAACTTTAGGCGCAAGTTCTTTCTGTGAACGTCCACCTACAAAAACGCCAATGTGTCCACCTGGAAACTCATACAAGGTTTTATCTTTTGTTCCTACGTGGTCGTTTAATGGTTTGGTAGCAGAAGGGGGTACTAAGTGGTCAGCAGAGGCATAAATTGTCAAGACTGGATTTTTGATGTCTTGTAGATTTACTTTTTTTCCTCCTAGTTCAAATTCTCCTTTAATAAGTTTATTTTCTTGGTATAAATCTTTAATAAATTTACGATAACATTCTCCAGCTTGCGAAGGACTGTCGCCTACCCATTGTTCCATTCTGAGGAAGTTCATCAGTTTGGCTTTATCTTCCATAATATTTGTAATGGTTGCCATTTTCTTGAACTTGCTAAGAGGCTTCAACATATCAAAACCCATATTCAAAAACTCACCTGGTACGAGTCCGTCGTTTCCATCTACTACTTTATCTACATCCAAATCTCTTGACCACTTGAAAAGTAATCCGTCGTCGGTGTTAAAGTCAAATGGAGCAACCAGTGTAATTAGGTTTTTGATTTTGTCTTGATTGAGAGCTGTATAAATTGTGGAAAATGTACCACCTTGGCAGACGCCTAATAAGTTGATTTTATCAATACC
It contains:
- a CDS encoding DUF5103 domain-containing protein, which codes for MKIQLFALLPLLFLSNLIVAQNTESYYEDMSFRTEDFVYDPYIKTVRLFPRQTNLQAAQLSQPVVPLSQQTLLLTFDELASDARVYKAKIIRCESDWTESTLPDMEYLSVYNDFLIRDYDFSINTKVPFVHYKFQIPRVKISGNYVVKVFFEDEENLILTKRFMVFEEKTSVGFEQIPAVGGQSSLIYQQFKLSVNYTGVKGVVNPNQQISVVVRQNYRWDNAIYDLQPTFVKDFQKTLEFSSLTESQRFLGSNEFRLFDIRTQRKFGWGVDSVRYQKDADHVFLQREKSRADLAYGTRLEDFNGQFYVENSQRPEQSTTEADYAYVNFVLKSQKLDNDVYVIGGLTDWKINPLFKMRYVNEGGYYTAEVLLKQGIYNYFYTTVNQKKEIDYSPLENNYFQTENAYDVFIYYRPMSSRTDYLVGYRKI
- the phaC gene encoding class III poly(R)-hydroxyalkanoic acid synthase subunit PhaC — its product is MANPKHENIQTNVYESFTKEITEQTEKLVKGYQLLSDVEEVDVATAEKEIVWSEDKVKLYRYASKKRSLKTPLLISYALVNRFDMMDLQADRSFIRNLLDNGIDIYLIDWGYPSRVDRYLTMEDYINGYINSCVNFIRKEHGIDKINLLGVCQGGTFSTIYTALNQDKIKNLITLVAPFDFNTDDGLLFKWSRDLDVDKVVDGNDGLVPGEFLNMGFDMLKPLSKFKKMATITNIMEDKAKLMNFLRMEQWVGDSPSQAGECYRKFIKDLYQENKLIKGEFELGGKKVNLQDIKNPVLTIYASADHLVPPSATKPLNDHVGTKDKTLYEFPGGHIGVFVGGRSQKELAPKVSEWLKERD